In Pirellula sp. SH-Sr6A, the DNA window GCTTCCCACAACTCTTCAGCGATGTGGGGGGCATAGGGTGCTAATAGCAAGACGAGAGTCTCCATCGCCTTCTTCGGTCGAACGGCTTCTTTTGTAAAAAAGTTGACGAACTCCATCATCCGGGCGATCGGCGTGTTGACTCCGAGCGATTCGATATCCTTGGTGACGTTCATGATCGTGCTATGGATGACGCGATTCTGCTCCGGTGTCGGCGCGATATCTTGGACCGAGTCGACCAACGCGTTGGTGTCGCTTTGCGTATCGATCATGAGTCGCCAAACGCGATCGAGGAAATTGCGAACGCCATTGACCCCCTTCGTGCTCCAAGGCTTGGTCGCCTCCAAAGGGCCCATAAACATTTCGTAGAGACGAAGCGAATCGGCACCATATTCGGAAACCACCGAATCTGGATTGATGACGTTTCCTCGCGACTTGGACATCTTGTGGGCGCGGCTATCCACGCGAATCGACTCATCAGCGAGGAGAACAAAGCAATCCCCGGATTTGGTTACGGCGGTCTCGTCGACCTTGACCGATTGAACCGGTTGCTTGGTCGCGCGCTCGACAAATCCCGATTCCCCTTTTTCGATCGATGCGGTGCTGACCCACGTGGAATCGCTCCTTTGATACCCGGTGAATTCCACTTCACCTAGAATCATCCCTTGGTTCACCAGCTTCTGAAACGGCTCCGGATGCGAAACATGTCCGCGATCGTAAAGGACCTTGTGCCAGAACCGCGCATAGAGCAGGTGTAGAACGGCGTGCTCGGCTCCACCGACGTAAAGATCGACGGGCATCCACGCTCGCTCCTTCTCTCGATCGACCAGGGCCTTGTCGTTGTTGGGGTCGATAAATCGCAAGTAATACCAGCAGGAACCGGCCCACTGCGGCATGGTGTTCGTTTCGCGGCGATAACGCTTTCCATCGATTGTGACGTATAGCCACTCGTCCGCAGCCTTCGCTAAAGGGGGCTCAGGGCGACCATGGGGTTTGAAATCCTCGAGGTGAGGCAAATCAACAGGGAGTTGATCGCGATCCACGCCCCGCATCCGACCCGTCGGATTTCCGTCCGAATCCAGCTCATGAAGGATCGGGAAGGGTTCGCCCCAGAATCGCTGCCGACTGAAAAGCCAATCTCGCAGTTTGTAGTTCACCGCACCCTTGGCAATGCCCGATTCTGAAAGAATCGAAATCATCTTTGCTTTCGCGTCGTCGGTTCCCAAACCGTCGAGCGGCCCACTGTTCATCGCTTTGCCCGGCCCCGTGTAGCACGCAGTCCCGTCGAGAATGCTCTGCAATGCCTCCCCGGCACATTCGGGGCGCACGACGCAAACCACGGGCAAATGGTAAGCAGTCGCGAACTCGAAATCGCGATCATCGTGCGCAGGAACAGCCATGATGGCTCCCGTTCCATATCCAATCAGCACATAGTCGGCGATCCAAACGGGAATGGGAGTTCCCGTGACGGGGTTGATCGCATACGCACCTGAGAAGACACCGGTCTTTTTCTTGTCCCCGTCGGTACGATCTCGATCGCTCTTGAATGCAGCTGCCTCGCAGTACTTGACTACCGCTTCTTTCTGAGCGGACGTAACAATCTTCTTAACAAGTGGGTGTTCCGGAGCGATGACCATGTAGGTCGCGCCATAGAGAGTATCTGGACGCGTCGTGTAAACGCGGATCGAGTCATCCGGCTGGACTTCGGGGAAAGGTCGTGTTGCGCGAGATGCCTTCCATGATGCGAAGGCCTCCGCGCTGCAAACCGGGAAATCCACTTCGGCACCCGTGCTGCGACCGATCCAGTCGGCTTGCAGTTTTTTGATGCTCGGAGACCAGTCCAAAGCATCGAGATCGTTCAATAGTCGATCGCCGTAGGCGGTGATTCGGAGCATCCACTGCCTCAATGGGATGCGTTGAACGGGATGGCTACCCCGCTCGCTCTTTCCATCGATCACTTCCTCGTTGGCCAATACCGTACCGAGACCGGGGCACCAGTTCACCAGCGCCTCATCCTGATAGGCCAATCGATGGCGGTCTCGATAGGCTGCGACGGCATGCTCACCGGCCGATTGCACGTCCGAAGGGATGGGCAGTTCGGCGATGGGACGTCCTTTTTGTTGCGCGGGGTCGTACCAAGTATCGAATAGCTCGAGGAAGATCCACTGGGTCCATTTGAAATAGGCGACGTCGGTGGTTGCCAAACTTCGATCCCAATCGTAAGAAAAGCCCAACATCTTCAACTGGCGTGTGAAGTTGGCGATGTTCTTTTCCGTACTTACGCGAGGCGGCGTATTGGTCCGGATCGCATACTCCTCGGCGGGAAGCCCAAAGGCATCGTACCCCATTGGGTGCAAAACGGTCTTGCCACGCATTCGGGAATAGCGAGCGACGATATCGGTCGCAGTGTACCCCTCAGGGTGACCTACGTGGAGGCCTTCACCGCTGGGGTAAGGGAACATGTCCAAGACATAGACCTTATCACCTGCAGGCAACTCGGGGCATCGAAAGGTTTTGTTCGATTCCCAATAGTTTTGCCACTTGGGTTCGATAACGGCGGGGTTGTAACGAGGCATTCTGTCTGTCGTCTGTGGAAATCAGTCGGATCGGAAAGGAATCACGCAGAGTGGATCGCACGTCCATCGACAGCGAGCGCCGCTTCGTGGACGACTTCTGCCAACGTCGGGTGGGCGTGGCAGCTGCGGGCGATGTCTTCGCTGCTAGCACCGTACTCCATCGCAATCGATGCTTCTGCGATCAGATCGCCAGCCCGCGCACCGATGATATGGACACCCAGGACGCGATCTGTTTTCGCATCCGCCAGAATCTTGACTCGGCCTTCGATATCCCCAAGGGTCCTAGCTCGGCCGTTCGCACCGTAGGGACCTACTCCCTTGCGATACTCGACCCCCGCTTGCTTGAGCTGCTCTTCCGTCTTTCCAACCGTCGCGATCTCAGGATGAGTGTAAACGATGGCGGGGATGCAATCGTAGTTGAAGTGAGCGTGAATACCGGCGATCCGTTCGACGCACACAACCGCTTCTTCCATGGCTTTGTGCGCGAGCATGGCTCCTCCAATCAAATCCCCGACGGCGTAGATGCTGGGGACAGCCGTGCGATAGGTAGACAAATCGACCGGGACAAACCCTCGTTTGTCGGTTTCTATTCCGACCGTTTCGAGGCCGATGTTGTGAGAGTTGGGGACCCGACCTGCAGCGAGCAGAACGCGGTCGCAGACGATGGGTTCCGCTCCCTTGCAGCGA includes these proteins:
- the leuS gene encoding leucine--tRNA ligase is translated as MPRYNPAVIEPKWQNYWESNKTFRCPELPAGDKVYVLDMFPYPSGEGLHVGHPEGYTATDIVARYSRMRGKTVLHPMGYDAFGLPAEEYAIRTNTPPRVSTEKNIANFTRQLKMLGFSYDWDRSLATTDVAYFKWTQWIFLELFDTWYDPAQQKGRPIAELPIPSDVQSAGEHAVAAYRDRHRLAYQDEALVNWCPGLGTVLANEEVIDGKSERGSHPVQRIPLRQWMLRITAYGDRLLNDLDALDWSPSIKKLQADWIGRSTGAEVDFPVCSAEAFASWKASRATRPFPEVQPDDSIRVYTTRPDTLYGATYMVIAPEHPLVKKIVTSAQKEAVVKYCEAAAFKSDRDRTDGDKKKTGVFSGAYAINPVTGTPIPVWIADYVLIGYGTGAIMAVPAHDDRDFEFATAYHLPVVCVVRPECAGEALQSILDGTACYTGPGKAMNSGPLDGLGTDDAKAKMISILSESGIAKGAVNYKLRDWLFSRQRFWGEPFPILHELDSDGNPTGRMRGVDRDQLPVDLPHLEDFKPHGRPEPPLAKAADEWLYVTIDGKRYRRETNTMPQWAGSCWYYLRFIDPNNDKALVDREKERAWMPVDLYVGGAEHAVLHLLYARFWHKVLYDRGHVSHPEPFQKLVNQGMILGEVEFTGYQRSDSTWVSTASIEKGESGFVERATKQPVQSVKVDETAVTKSGDCFVLLADESIRVDSRAHKMSKSRGNVINPDSVVSEYGADSLRLYEMFMGPLEATKPWSTKGVNGVRNFLDRVWRLMIDTQSDTNALVDSVQDIAPTPEQNRVIHSTIMNVTKDIESLGVNTPIARMMEFVNFFTKEAVRPKKAMETLVLLLAPYAPHIAEELWEALGHTTSLAYQPWPAFDEALTKSSEVEVPLQINGKVRAKVLVPADATGEQLEAAARGHERIHELLEGKQIVKAIVVPGRMVNFVVK